From Vigna unguiculata cultivar IT97K-499-35 chromosome 5, ASM411807v1, whole genome shotgun sequence, the proteins below share one genomic window:
- the LOC114183288 gene encoding heat shock 70 kDa protein 15-like — translation MSVVGFDFGNESCIVAVARQRGIDVVLNDESKRETPAIVCFGDKQRFLGTAGAASTMMNPKNSISQIKRLIGRQFADPELQRDLKTFPFVVTEGPDGYPLIHARYLGEVKTFTPTQVFGMMLSNLKEIAEKNLNAAVVDCCIGIPLYFTDLQRRAVLDAATIAGLHPLRLFHETTATALAYGIYKTDLPENDQLNVAFVDVGHASMQVCIAGFKKGQLKVLSQSFDRSLGGRDFDEVLFNHFVAKFKEDYKIDVLQNARACLRLRAACEKLKKVLSANPEAPLNIECLMDEKDVRGFIKRDEFEQLSLPILERVKGPLEKALAEAGLTVDNVHMVEVVGSGSRVPAIYKILTEFFKKEPRRTMNASECVARGCALQCAILSPTFKVREFQVNESFPFSISLSWKGASSDAQESGPDSKQSTLVFPKGNPIPSVKALTIYRQGTFSIDVQYDDVSGLQTPAKISTYTIGPFQSTKGEKAKIKVKVRLNVHGIVSIESATLLEEEEIEVPVSKESAGENAKMETDEPAADAATPPSTNDNDVNMQDANANATADVPGTENGTSEAGDKPVQMDTDTKAEAPKKKIKKINVPVAELVYGAMSAADVQKAVEKEFEMALQDRVMEETKDKKNAVEAYVYDMRNKLNDKYQEFVIDTEREAFTTKLQEVEDWLYEDGEDETKGVYIAKLEELKKQGDPIEERYKEYTERGSIIDQLVYCINSYRDAAMSSDPKFDHIDISEKQKVLNECVEAENWLREKRHHQDTLPKYASPVLLSADIRKKAEAVDRFCKPIMTKPKPPPPKPTTPEAPATPPPQGGEQQQQPQQSPAQENPNATSNENAGDNGTPAPPPGSAEPMETEKSENTTSA, via the exons ATGAGCGTGGTTGGATTTGATTTTGGTAATGAAAGCTGCATTGTTGCTGTTGCAAGACAGAGGGGGATTGATGTTGTGCTCAATGACGAGTCCAAGCGAGAAACACCTGCAATTGTATGCTTTGGTGACAAACAGCGGTTCCTTGGGACAGCTGGTGCTGCATCTACTATGATGAATCCAAAGAATTCAATCTCACAAATAAAGAGGTTGATTGGTAGACAATTTGCAGATCCGGAACTGCAGCGAGATCTGAAGACTTTCCCTTTTGTTGTCACTGAAGGGCCTGATGGATATCCATTGATTCATGCAAGGTACTTGGGTGAAGTGAAAACATTTACACCTACCCAAGTATTTGGAATGATGTTATCAAACCTTAAGGAAATAGCTGAGAAAAATCTGAATGCTGCTGTTGTTGATTGTTGCATTGGAATTCCACTTTATTTTACTGATCTGCAGAGGAGGGCAGTCTTGGATGCAGCCACTATAGCAGGGTTGCACCCACTACGCCTGTTTCATGAAACAACAGCAACTGCATTGGCTTACGGAATTTATAAGACAGATCTTCCTGAAAATGATCAGCTGAATGTTGCCTTTGTTGATGTTGGACATGCCAGCATGCAAGTGTGTATTGCTGGATTTAAAAAGGGTCAGCTGAAAGTATTGTCCCAGTCATTCGACAGGTCCCTAGGTGGGAGGGACTTTGACGAGGTTCTGTTCAATCATTTTGTTGCAAAGTTTAAGGAGGACTACAAGATTGATGTATTGCAAAATGCCAGGGCTTGTCTAAGATTGAGGGCTGCTTGTGAAAAGCTGAAAAAGGTGCTTAGTGCTAATCCAGAGGCACCTTTAAACATAGAGTGCTTGATGGATGAGAAGGATGTCAGAGGCTTTATCAAGCGTGATGAGTTTGAGCAACTAAGTCTTCCGATTTTGGAACGAGTGAAGGGACCATTGGAGAAGGCACTTGCAGAGGCAGGTCTTACAGTTGATAATGTTCACATGGTCGAGGTGGTTGGTTCTGGATCCCGTGTACCAgctatatataaaatattgaccGAGTTCTTCAAAAAGGAGCCTAGGCGGACAATGAATGCAAGTGAGTGTGTGGCAAGGGGTTGTGCATTGCAGTGTGCAATTCTCAGTCCAACTTTTAAAGTGAGGGAGTTTCAG GTCAATGAAAGCTTTCCTTTCTCAATTTCTCTCTCGTGGAAAGGTGCAAGCTCTGATGCACAGGAAAGTGGGCCAGATAGTAAACAAAGTACCCTTGTCTTCCCCAAGGGAAATCCCATACCAAGTGTCAAGGCACTGACAATCTACAGGCAAGGAACGTTTTCTATTGATGTTCAGTATGATGATGTGAGTGGTTTGCAAACACCAGCGAAGATCAGCACATACACT ATTGGCCCTTTCCAATCAACAAAAGGTGAAAAAgcaaaaattaaagtgaaagtTAGGTTGAATGTACATGGAATTGTATCTATCGAATCTGCAACT CTCTTGGAAGAGGAAGAAATCGAGGTTCCTGTTTCCAAAGAATCAGCTGGAGAAAATGCCAAAATGGAAACTGATGAACCTGCTGCTGATGCTGCCACACCGCCTAGCACCAATGACAATGATGTTAACATGCAAGATGCTAATGCCAATGCAACTGCTGATGTCCCTGGAACTGAAAATGGTACCTCTGAGGCAGGAGATAAACCTGTGCAAATGGATACTGATACCAAG GCTGAGGCTCCAAAGAAaaagattaagaaaataaatgttcCTGTGGCGGAGTTAGTTTACGGAGCAATGTCAGCTGCGGATGTTCAGAAAGCTGTCGAGAAGGAGTTTGAAATGGCTTTGCAAGATCGAGTGATGGAGGAAacaaaagacaagaaaaatgCTGTAGAAGCTTATGTATATGACATGAGAAACAAG CTTAATGACAAATACCAAGAGTTTGTCATTGATACAGAGAGGGAAGCTTTCACTACTAAACTTCAGGAGGTGGAAGACTGGCTATATGAAGATGGTGAAGATGAAACTAAAGGTGTATACATTGCCAAACTAGAAGAGCTCAAAAAG CAAGGTGATCCAATTGAAGAGCGTTACAAAGAATACACGGAGAGAGGTTCAATAATTGACCAACTCGTCTATTGTATAAATAGTTATAGAGACGCTGCAATGTCAAGTGATCCCAAATTTGATCACATTGACATCAGTGAGAAACAGAAG GTCTTAAATGAATGTGTGGAAGCTGAGAACTGGCTCAGGGAGAAAAGGCATCACCAGGACACCCTTCCAAAATATGCCTCCCCTGTACTTTTGTCAGCTGACATAAGAAAGAAAGCTGAAGCT